One genomic segment of Chiloscyllium plagiosum isolate BGI_BamShark_2017 chromosome 10, ASM401019v2, whole genome shotgun sequence includes these proteins:
- the LOC122553944 gene encoding protein jagged-1b-like, with protein MLDFKGIYHLMVVGAVLSTFCIQASFATGYFQVRFDSVQNVNGELENGDCCDGSRNPLDRKCTRDECDTYFRLCLKEYQARITTTGACTFGSGSTPVLGKNTFSLPDKNTAGSIVIPFLFAWPVSDFVPLQPTFSLLSTILTRRFLFFSK; from the exons ATGCTGGATTTTAAAGGGATCTATCACCTTATGGTTGTAGGTGCGGTGCTGTCAACTTTCTGCATTCAG GCGTCTTTTGCAACGGGCTATTTCCAGGTCAGGTTTGACTCGGTGCAGAACGTTAACGGCGAGTTGGAGAACGGGGATTGTTGTGATGGATCTCGGAATCCTCTGGATCGAAAATGCACTCGGGACGAGTGTGATACCTATTTTAGACTCTGCCTGAAGGAGTACCAAGCCCGCATTACCACCACAGGAGCCTGCACTTTCGGCAGTGGATCAACCCCTGTCCTGGGCAAAAACACCTTCTCCCTCCCGGATAAAAACACAGCAGGGAGCATTGTTATCCCCTTCCTATTTGCCTGGCCGGTAAGTGACTTTGTTCCACTCCAGCCGACCTTCTCACTTCTCTCCACAATCCTGACCAGgcgatttctgtttttctctaaGTGA